From the Candidatus Bathyarchaeota archaeon genome, the window CAACAAATCTATCAACCTCAACCCTATCAACACTATAAAACGTACGCCGCAACATACCCCCACAATAAAACCTAAAGAAAATACAAGCTTTATCTAAAACATGCCCAATATTTCTTTAGAATCTGACTCAACTCTTTCACCGTAGCCTCAACACGCTCACGACACCAAGGTGGCTCAACCGGCGGCTCAGAAAGATCAGTTACCCTAATCTTTTCTACACCCGCAACTCCCGCCGCAAGAGCGTACCAACAGAGAGGCAACACACGAGGATTGTAGCCGCTGCCCACCAACAAAACAACCCTACCTCCGCAAACTTCCTCTGCAGCATTCGCAATAAGTCTCGACAAGTCAAAAAAATCCTTAACAGTCAAACCTAAACTGCCAAGGATATCAGCAAAATGCGGATCACTCCCCCCATTAGCCAAAACAATATCCGGCTTAAACTCCTTGGCAAGAGGAACAAAAATCTCTCTCAACGCAAAAAAGTACGTCTCACCTCTAGTTCCAGGCGGCAAAGGCACATTAACATTAAAACCCTCTCCATCACCTTTACCAATCTGGCCAACGAAACCAGTGCCTGGAAAAAGAGTTTTCGGATCTTGATGCACCGAAATAAACAACACCGAAGAATCAGAAAAGAAAATATCACTAGTGCCGTTTCCCGCATGCACATCATAATCCAAAATCAAAACACGCCTAACACCATGCTTCTCCTGAAGATACCTAGCCAGCATGGCAACATCGTTGAAGAGACAGAATCCCCCACCAAAGTCTTCTCCTGCATGGTGAAGCCCACCGCCAAGGGATACTCCTCGTTCAATCTCTCCACTGTAAATAGATTCTCCAATTTTCAATGCTCCACCCATAATGTACAGTGCCGCCTCGAGAATACTGGGTGATACCGGTGTGTCAAGGTCATATGGTCTGCCCTTTTCTGCGAAGTCAAAGATCAAGTCAACATAGCTTTTGTTGTGAACTCGCAACAAATCTTTTAATTTGGCAACTTCTGGTTTCAAAATACTGACGTTAGGCAAATTTAGTAATCCTTGCTCTTCAAAAAGCTTCATAGCGTTGCCAAAACGGTCGCCTCTGAAGGGGTGCCCAGGTCCAAAGTCATACTGCCGATATTTTTCGTGAAAAGCTATTCCAACACGCAACAAACACACTTCTTCTGTTATATGTTTTTGTAGTCATATTTAAATACTACTACTATAGCTCATTAGAGTGGACACGGTTAAAATGAAACTTGACAACAGAAACAAGTTTGATCCTGTTCAATGTTGGATAGATACCGTTGCTTTCTCTCATTCAACAAGCAAATACACAGCAAGAAACTATAGGCGGCACTTGCAGCTGTTCTTAGGGTTCATAGATAAGAAAGCAACTGAAGTTTTAGCAGAGTATGAGGACGGCAACGACAGAGAGTTCAAACGGAAATATGCGCAGTATTTGAAGGCTTGGATAGGAAGTTTAAGTCGAGAGTTCACAAAAAACACTATCAGAGTTATGGCAGCTAGCATTAAGAGTTTCTTCAAATACAACGATTTGCCACTTGGTTATGTCCCGATGGCTAAAGCCTTCACCTCACACCACAACAGGGATATAACTAAAGAAGAAATAGCAGAGGTTTTGAGAATAGCAAGACCCCGAGATAGAGCCTTTTTCGCGGTTATGGCTCAAAGCGGCTTAAGGCCCCATACACTCTGCCAGTTACGCATAAAACACTTTGAACCTGACTTCTCAAAAGAGAGAATACCATGCAAAATTGAAGTCCCTAGAGAGATCGCAAAAGGCAACTACAAATCTTATTTCACATTTATCGCGCAAGAGGCTCTTACACACCTCAGAGACTATTTGAAAACAAGATCAAGGATAACTAGAGAAAGCTATGTCTTCACACAGTACGGCAAAGAAACACCCATCACCTATTCAAACGTGAGCCACAGATTCAGAATTGCGCTTTTAAAACTCAAAGAAAAAGGGATAGTTGACTTCGAGCAGAAAGAAGCTGGAAAACCAAGCCAGCTAAGGCTCTACAATTTAAGAAAATGGTTTAGGAAGCAAGCACACCAGGCAGGGTTTGAGCTAGTTCAGTTTTGGATGGGTCACACTGTAGAAGCCGGGGTAGATGAACATTACAGACCGCAAGATCCTGAATTTTATAGAGAGCTCTATGTAGAAAAAGCCATGCCATTCTTGAGAATAGAGCAAGCTACACCTACCCAAACTGAAGAGGTCATAGCCAAGCAAGCCGAGCGAATCGAAGAGTTGGAAAGAAAACTAGCTGAGACGGCGGAGGTTAAGCAGGAGCTTGCAGACTTAAAGACGCTAACTAAAAGGCTGATTGCACGCGTTGAAGCGATGGAGAAACAGCAAAGCTAACACAGTTTCCCAAGGAGTACTATTTGCATTTATTTACTACACTCCAACTACTATGTAACCGCCGGTGTCAAGCTGAAAGCTACTATGGAAAATACGTCTTCAACACACCATTCGCACTAAGAGACTTTGTAGGTGTATCAGATATTGAGAGCTTAGGACCATATGTTAAGACTCAATGGAGAGATTATAGAGCTGGTTTGCTTGGCGAAAGTCAAAGTTAAACAACATCAATGTTTCAGTTATCACGAACCAGCGATTTTAGAGTATATTGAGATAATCTTCTCTGCGTTTGATTCGATTTCATCAGGTGGACCGATTTCGGAGGTTGTTATATAGTCTCTTGCTTTCTCAATCGATTTCTCTTTTCCTATTAAGACGTAGATTAGATAGAATAAGCTAATTCCTGCACCGAGCTCATCATATTTGGATGGAGTTATCCAAAGTTCTGCGAATTTTGTTATCTTTTCTCTTTCTTCACAAAGTTTGGAATCGAGTTCCGCAATAGTCCTCAAGCGAGCGTACCTCAATTCATCAACTAATCCATCCATAAAACGACCTTTATGTTCTCTAATCTTTGATTTAGCAATAGAGGCTATTTTCCTGTCTAACTCTTGTACCAGCGAGTTAGTCCTGATGAATGAAAGTAAAGAAGCCTTGTCAATCAAGACTGATGCAGGAGCCTCAACAATTTCTTTAGGAACGTTTCGCTCATATTCAAGCAGACCATCTCTTATTTGAATAAATTCGTCATCAGCAATTTCCAGAAGCCCAGCGAGTCTAGAGAAACGCCGCCGAACATCTCTTGGGACAGCATATTTGCTCTTATAACCTAGATCATGTTCGATTTCTGCCCACGCATGTTGGAGTATGGATCGTATCTGAATCTCAGCATGACAATTTGCGAAGCGTCGATATTCAGTAAGTTTCAAACGAGAAGCAGAGAGTTTAACAATGTAATGTAAAGAGAGATAGCCAAATCGATCCGGATCTAGTAACTCACGTTTGTCCACTGAACGCTTCCTGTCAACATTAAATTCTTTTTCAACCATTTCTGCTATCGAATCAACCTCGTCAGCGAAATATGTAATGATGCGCAGTCCTGATATATCTGGGACATCGCTCAGTTTTGAAAACTCTTTCCCTGATTGAGTCAAATTAGAATGAAGCTTTGCTTTATCCTTAACGCGAGAAGTAACAGAATGCACACATAGATGATTCTCCTTTAACAAATCTCTTATCAGTTTCTCCGCTTTTTCAGTGAAAGTCGTGAAAAGCTTGCATTGCTTCTCATACTCTTCTATTATCGCCGTTGCTGCATCCTTTTCCACTTAGATCACTAACCTCTCGATCGATTAGAGACAATTTGATCTTACCGATTTTACATTATTCAACTATTGTTTAAAGAGATTTTGATTGAGTATCAGATATAGAGAGTTTAGGCCGTTATGTAAGATACAATAGAGAGACTATGAAGAAAAGCTCCTTCGTAGAAAATAAATGGTTAATCTTAGTTATTAGATTGTTAGAAATAGTTAAATTTGCTTATCATCTTGCTTGGTCATTAAGAACGATCATTTCATAATTATTTGTAGACATCCATTTTTCTCAAGTTATTGTTAAGTTTCGATTCCTTGAACGATATGATTTAAGATTTTTTTGCCGATATTGATGAGTTGTTCATTGAATTTTTGAGGTGTTTCAAATTTCTCAAGAGGTGTTTTTACTGTGTAAAAAGTTATGCTTGCCCCTACAGATTTTCCATGAACTGATTGTCCTCTATAGAGAGGATGTACGAAGTATGTATCATATCCAGCTACGTGGATCGAAAAAACACCTTTGGAGGGAGACAACCTCTCTTGAAGATAGGTGATATGACTATACGTCAATATTAGCTCACGAAGCTCTTCATCCTCAGCAATTGTGCGTTTCCACTTTTCTGGTTGTTGTTTCCATTTCTGAAAATCTTTAGTTTTTTGTGGCACCGTGATAAACGGTAGGAACCTGTATGGCAAAATCTTCTTGTCGGGCTTTCCCGTACTCCATAACGGAGTCTTCATAACATTCTGCGTTGGAGAAAGGAATTTGTAGATAGTGAACGAAAGCATGTTCGATGTTGTGGGGGTCACTTCTAAAAAGAAATCATCGAATAATTCGCAGTAGGCTTGATAGGCAAGAGGACCAATGCATACTATAGCCCAGTGTTTAATCAGATCGGAGATGGAATTAACAAATTCAATGCACATTTCTTTGCTTTTTCTCAACCTCCGATGTACAGTAATCGGAAGAATGATAGAACAGCCTAAACAAATGCTTCCTGCCAATACTTCCATAGAGGATAGAGCTGTTGAAACTGAGAACCCACGAACGAGAACCAATATTCCCAGTACTACAAAAAAAGGGATAAATGCGTAAATTATTACTCGTGCCAGCTTGCCAGCAAGAGATTTCGTATCATAACTTGGCTGAAGATTAACACTTGTTTTTGTCACTATCAAAATTCCCCGTGATACATGCTCTCCATTCTACATTATCCACTAATGCAGAATAAAAGCTTAGGGCCTTATGTTAAGACACAGTGGAGAGCTTTTCAAGATATATTGCTTGGGAATTAAGAAAAATAATAGACTAGATTAGTCACTATGTCCGCTTTTTAATCCATAGCCCTCTGGTGCTATAGATCAAGATAATCAAACCTACAAACATCAGCGATAGGCCTAGAACTTCAAACCTGTTAATGCTAGGTTCGTATGGCGAAAGAAAGCTTGCATGTACAGTCTTTTTGCTGGCATATTCCTGATTGTCAAAATAAAAACTGTAGATCCCAGAATTTCCTGCTGTAAAACCGTGCCAAAGTCGGGTTTTCACAATTCCAGCATCGTAGATAATTGCTCCAGAAGGATTTTTTATGTAGAATTTTATCTCTTCGTTTCCACCGCTAACTGTGAATCCACCCTCAGTTCTGTCACCGTTTTCAAGGTACCATGATAGTTGAAGCACGTCTCCTCCTTCTACATCGTAGTCCCCTTTTCCTACAGTTCCTT encodes:
- a CDS encoding histone deacetylase, which translates into the protein MRVGIAFHEKYRQYDFGPGHPFRGDRFGNAMKLFEEQGLLNLPNVSILKPEVAKLKDLLRVHNKSYVDLIFDFAEKGRPYDLDTPVSPSILEAALYIMGGALKIGESIYSGEIERGVSLGGGLHHAGEDFGGGFCLFNDVAMLARYLQEKHGVRRVLILDYDVHAGNGTSDIFFSDSSVLFISVHQDPKTLFPGTGFVGQIGKGDGEGFNVNVPLPPGTRGETYFFALREIFVPLAKEFKPDIVLANGGSDPHFADILGSLGLTVKDFFDLSRLIANAAEEVCGGRVVLLVGSGYNPRVLPLCWYALAAGVAGVEKIRVTDLSEPPVEPPWCRERVEATVKELSQILKKYWACFR
- a CDS encoding tyrosine-type recombinase/integrase codes for the protein MKLDNRNKFDPVQCWIDTVAFSHSTSKYTARNYRRHLQLFLGFIDKKATEVLAEYEDGNDREFKRKYAQYLKAWIGSLSREFTKNTIRVMAASIKSFFKYNDLPLGYVPMAKAFTSHHNRDITKEEIAEVLRIARPRDRAFFAVMAQSGLRPHTLCQLRIKHFEPDFSKERIPCKIEVPREIAKGNYKSYFTFIAQEALTHLRDYLKTRSRITRESYVFTQYGKETPITYSNVSHRFRIALLKLKEKGIVDFEQKEAGKPSQLRLYNLRKWFRKQAHQAGFELVQFWMGHTVEAGVDEHYRPQDPEFYRELYVEKAMPFLRIEQATPTQTEEVIAKQAERIEELERKLAETAEVKQELADLKTLTKRLIARVEAMEKQQS
- a CDS encoding emp24/gp25L/p24 family protein, which encodes MKKIALGFMLFTGLIIIVLGAYLTFFWMKGTVGKGDYDVEGGDVLQLSWYLENGDRTEGGFTVSGGNEEIKFYIKNPSGAIIYDAGIVKTRLWHGFTAGNSGIYSFYFDNQEYASKKTVHASFLSPYEPSINRFEVLGLSLMFVGLIILIYSTRGLWIKKRT